A stretch of DNA from Ciona intestinalis chromosome 8, KH, whole genome shotgun sequence:
AAGTCGCAACACCATGGCCGACTTCCGACATTCCATTGGGTTCAGTTTATAAGAAGCAGATTCGCGACGGGCTGATCATTTATGAAGTTAATGGATCAACTGATAAAAGATTTCAGGAAGATTACGAGACTTTAAAAGGTACGAAGTTCACTTTCATTAAAACGTTAGGCTTTTACTACTCTTTTGTATTATACCGCTGTGAAATACTTGTTTTATTAGAGTTTTTAACGACATCAGTTTAGCGAACTTAAAAGCATAACATGTGTaacgtttattaaaacaataaatatttaaacccatGAAGTTAAAATATACCCACTAAGCaagatacgtggtaactcgtaagctagcaccaggtatataaaatagaacacccgtcgTGTTGtagcaactgtcgttttccggccacgcgaggataaagcaagttacgttcattcagttatatcttttattaaaacaataaatatttaaacctttaaagttgaaaaatgCGGAtaaattgttgaaaatattaaagacttttttattaaatctgtgtttttttgcagACCATGCTTGAAAGGCAGAGAAACGGTGGAGTGAAAAACGAAGCTTATGAAGATTCAGATTCATGTCGAGTTACTATAGATACAATGCAGAAACAAGAAATTAGAGGCCCTGTCTTAAGTTTCCATGATATTTCATACAATGTGGATACTGGTAGGGGTGTTGGTGGAAATAAAggacagaaaaatattttgaataatttGAGGTAATTTGCATATTTGTATGATAGGTGTCAATCATTTTGATTGACACATGTGTTTGTATGTCTTTGagtacaaaaataatttgataGCAGGCTCATTATTagaaacatataaaatatattaattaggtaattaaataaatatgctttaactaaaacaatatgATTATCTTATAGTaggaaaatattatatttattatttatagtagcaaaacattttgttttgtaattaattaaatctaatcttaacataaaataattgtttaactttttaattccgccatttattgttttgataTAACTATTAACTGGTAAAtcttataacatttaatttccAACAGTGGAGTAATGAAACCTGGTCTTAATGCAATATTGGGACCCACTGGCAGCGGCAAGACTACGTgagttaatttataaatatttattaatatttatcagctttaaataacttttaattaaaattttgactAGGAATTATTAGTCGGGTTCTAttagtattattaaaaaatatcaattcaaaaatattttcaataaattaaatctaaaaatctgaaaaaaacacgaaaagcaaaattaacaattttattttattaaaaaatataaagagaaaaccaagataaaaaaatataattttatccAATTAAATATGGCAAATTTAAGACAAAATCGTGTAAAATGTgagaaaacaatattaatactTATATGTTCATGTAATAAATTCAACCAATCAAAAAGCAAACTGTTGACCTGAATTATCAGATTATGGTTTTCTCTTCATATTTCCAAAATACAGCTGTGTTTTCAAAATAGAGGTAATATAAACTTGTGGTTTCCAAACACGTTGTTTAACAGGCTGTTAGACGTGTTGGCTGGAAGAAAAAATCAGACTGGATTAACAGGTTCTGTACTTTTGAATAACCAAACTCTGCCTTCCAATTTCAAGTGCTTAAGTGGATATGTAATACAGGTGCGCTGAATTGCTGGCTTAATTATGCACTGCTATAAATACTCTGTATTGCAGTTGCActtgaaatttaattaaattttacaaacaatcGAGTTCATTGTAATGCATTGCTACAAGACATACTAATGATCTAaattcattttgtattttttggtaattttattaaaacgagtatattttgtattttttttattgttagcACTAACTCTGTTAAAAATTGCACAgttcctacagtgtggcactCTATAAAATTCTGTCCCAACTTGCCccattacaataaaaatatccccaaaatatttttgccccttatagaaaaattaacatttacacttagtttttttattttttattaaacctatgcttttaaaatcttttcttttataaacatcaattttcaaattaattaaactattCCAAATAATTATTCCAAAATAAAATCGTACCGTCATTCCTGACAACATAACAGCTTTGAGTGACAGACTAATTGTAGATTACATAGCTAATTGTTAGTGTGTGCACTTATCTGCATACCGCTGATATTGGATCTGTGTATAATTGGATTTTGATTTGAAAAACAATCTGTCAGTCATGCTAACACGAACAATATATACCTAAGGAAAACTTTACCTGAAGGATCAGTAATATTTGATAAcatatcatatagtagggtggagagaGACGGGaaactttagcacatgatatccaaataccttgacctgttttaaacaataaataacggtctataggagtcataagaatacagttttataattctttgttctttgtttattaccaaatgggacaagaaaatagaatgaaatagtgtcccatatttccccattCTTTTATAGCACGACCTGgctattaaattataaactatatacatCCGTTGTCGAAAGCATTCCTACCAATATGCAAATTATGATacagtttctttgccatgtaacttataacatgttttttagaATGATATTGTGACGCCAACATTGACAGTTCGTGAAAATCTTTGGTTTTCTGCTCATCTTCGTTTACCACAAACAGTTTCAAACCAATCAAAGCAAGAAAGAATTGATCAAATATTAGTTGATCTTAACCTAACATCATGTGCTGATACTAAggtatatgttgttttgtagttcaaaaaaagcttttttgaCTTGACATTATATTTTCCTGCTTATTCTATAAGAATGAGGTCCTATGGCATGGCACCACAGAACCTAtcatttaggccagaatttgtttaatgaacaaatttttttaataaaaaaaaatacatattaaaacattaataaaacaatattaacaaaataaaatttgaaaaatacattctacagtaataaaataataaaaaataatgaagtcTTGATGAGCCGAACGAAAACGTTAtcaagtttttttcttttgtttttgttataaaaaaaactaaaaaaaaaatttttgggTTTTCAGATCGGGAACGAGATGATCCGAGGAGTATCGGGAGGAGAGAAGAAGAGAGCATCGATTGGGATGGAGCTCATCACTGCTCCAACTGTTCTCTTCCTGGATGAACCAACCACAGGGTTGGATGCTTCCACTGCTAATGCCGTCATGTTTCTACTGAAACAGTACGTGGaggttgttttgtaaatagaTAGTGAGAATCCTCAGCTTGCTTTGTGTATTAGTGTCTTTGTACCATCTTActattgtaggcgtatgtgttctagtgcaagatacttaacgacaattgctccaacctagtgatcactaatggggtgtccaaaattatcagccaaacataatacaaaaaaaaccatcacacacaaagttacatacatggtgactagtaagctggcacaaatggaagaacacctgtgttttaatgactatTGTTTTGGGGCCATGGTgggataaagcaaattacacTTTACTTTTTACCTATTTACTATTACTAACATAAACTTGCCAAGTTACAAGTAACAGCTTATCTAATACTTTGTTCACAGATTAAGCCAAAAAGGTTGCACCGTCATATTTTCAATCCATCAACCTCGTTACagcatatttaaacattttgacaCTCTTACATTGCTTGGGGAGGGACATATGGTTTACCAAGGACCTAAACAACAAGTCCTGCCTTACTTTGAAAGCATTGGTGAGAGACTTTTCTGATTTCTACTTTTTCTATTCTTTTGAGATTTCTATTCTCTATGGGTGAGGTCGTATATGATCCATGTcatgggacttgggatttaggtccGAGATATCTGTTTGCACAGTTGTATGGTTTCTAcatatgcaaatataaaacagatgtTGAAAACATTGCAGTATTTCATCATATGAGTTACTTCACTGATCTCAATCTTTAAAATTGTGCACTTTCTACCTATATTACAGTCAATACTAAATGTTAGatgtaaatttatgttttttagcatatattttttagaaaaactcTTTTgattcaaaaagtttttttgttagaaTTTTGGAATGTTTTTTCTGTGATAATTAACTGTTAAGATTTTGACAGGTTACACTCGTGAAGAACATAACAATCCAGCAGACTTTTTACTTGATGTTATAAACAGTGATTCCCCtacatttaaaagtaatgGGAATGGTAAGTAAAATTCAAATCGCGTGGGCGGGAAACTACActcattataacacggctgttctgtttcatacacctcgtgccagcttacaagttaccacgtatttgactttgtgggtgattattttgggagattttttcctttttttagtGCTATGCCTAAATTACTGTGTTTTGAAATAACTTCATATACCTGTTTTGTGTGAGCTAGCATGTTGcttactttttaaagttttttatatatattttttttaaattccaggTAGCAATGTAAAATCAGAAGGTCGAAAATCCTCATTATCCGAACACCTTTCCTCACTTTATAAAGAGTCAATTCAACAAGATTCTTACATTAAAGAGAAAGATGGTGAGTTTTCTCTACTATCTAAGAAAAACCTGAATAACTAAGGTAACAACACCTTAAAATGGGTAAAGTCTTAAAAATGGTATCCTATAGTTAAGAGATGcctgtatttaaaaaactaaaggGTGTGAcactttacataaaatatttgactCTATCAATGCTGATccgtttttttgtaagtttttcaACCACTGCCTAAGCTTGTGACTTGTTTGTAGATAAGCTTGTAGGATATTTGTAGATAATaacaatataagttttatttgtatcctcgattacggtagcaaagatttagaactattttaaacgaaaaaaaagatagcaacaaaacaacagctgttagACACACTTACAGctaaaatcatatttacatttaattg
This window harbors:
- the LOC100180568 gene encoding ATP-binding cassette sub-family G member 2, with amino-acid sequence MLERQRNGGVKNEAYEDSDSCRVTIDTMQKQEIRGPVLSFHDISYNVDTGRGVGGNKGQKNILNNLSGVMKPGLNAILGPTGSGKTTLLDVLAGRKNQTGLTGSVLLNNQTLPSNFKCLSGYVIQNDIVTPTLTVRENLWFSAHLRLPQTVSNQSKQERIDQILVDLNLTSCADTKIGNEMIRGVSGGEKKRASIGMELITAPTVLFLDEPTTGLDASTANAVMFLLKQLSQKGCTVIFSIHQPRYSIFKHFDTLTLLGEGHMVYQGPKQQVLPYFESIGYTREEHNNPADFLLDVINSDSPTFKSNGNGSNVKSEGRKSSLSEHLSSLYKESIQQDSYIKEKDVSEMKSTVNDTEYTTSTMYQFMKLFQRELVGLFRSPAAIIANVTINILSGLIFGILYFNIGMSQTIGVQNRFGVLYFMLTKAMFDNTAIADLFIKERSLFVHEYISGYYRVISYFLAKLLAVVIPLNTIGVLLTSVIAYWMVGLKADVSSFFIFFLFCLLISLSAASIVLFYSASFSNSSVASLVTTLTFVFSLLFNSLTINVGSMFKWVSWIKYLSISHYSFTGAAINEFSGLNFQAKCFPPNSTCPSVLGETIIQGRLSLNTSETIEWQLWQNVLALVCIFMGMLVLTYVQLTRTKLYT